A genomic stretch from Erigeron canadensis isolate Cc75 chromosome 9, C_canadensis_v1, whole genome shotgun sequence includes:
- the LOC122583904 gene encoding uncharacterized protein LOC122583904, producing MKPQSKRPKPVAFQTRVGPPREPAKPKRITRLAVQQQKQQEEKQQKQRMKTLAEISNRRVPLSEAVSDCSMRWFRETLLAAVNGDVNMQVLVGQMYYSGYGTPKDAQQGRKWIEAASRSRSSVWKVAYKPPGYTASDSDSDEVKTEGKQT from the exons ATGAAACCACAATCCAAACGCCCCAAACCCGTTGCTTTTCAGACCCGGGTTGGCCCGCCACGCGAACCCGCCAAACCCAAACGGATCACCCGGCTCGCagtacaacaacaaaaacaacaagaagaaaaacaacaaaagcAGAGGATGAAGACACTGGCAGAAATCTCAAACCGTCGGGTTCCTTTGTCGGAGGCCGTGTCGGATTGCTCCATGCGGTGGTTTCGAGAAACGCTTTTGGCGGCTGTAAATGGTGATGTTAATATGCAGGTGTTGGTCGGTCAGATGTATTATAGTGGTTATGGCACTCCTAAAGATGCACAACAG GGACGAAAATGGATTGAGGCAGCTTCCAGGAGCCGTAGCTCGGTTTGGAAAGTTGCCTATAAACCTCCAG GTTACACTGCTAGCGACTCGGATTCAGATGAAGTGAAGACTGAAGGAAAACAGACCTAA
- the LOC122582405 gene encoding UPF0481 protein At3g47200-like: MELDSQKCVDQHAITIWEVKKDRLTALQHKLTQTPKLLTVTAAGSKCSIFKVPQVLTDVNGPSYQPHIVSIGPFHHGEPQLQLIEEHKGRILSQLLNRNKAIGIVLEDLLKAVQPLQVMARECYSETVPYSTDEFIEMMVLDSCFIIEILRMFGGLVDTDESDPLVKTSWVVSFLLCDLIRMENQIPFFVLECLFELTKMPTESPTLAMLALGFYGYAQKPKNVYFNKKSKHLLDLLRSTFISQEIEKPTKPENHHLPLHIIHNATQLHRMGFKLQRPQEAEIGFLLVNYSNKDTIDMPTIQIDDFMSVLMLNAIAYEQCHTGSSKHFTTYAILLSCLIRVSGDMEYLCDQNIIVNQLGTNDELETFLNNMVKHVTLDVNECYLAPLFHNVNKRCVYSWQVQLAIIKNTYFITRWSIMSSFAAFVLLLLTIAQTIYAILSYARTV; this comes from the coding sequence ATGGAACTAGATTCACAAAAATGTGTAGACCAACATGCCATCACAATATGGGAAGTTAAAAAAGATAGACTTACGGCATTGCAACACAAACTTACCCAAACACCCAAACTACTCACGGTCACTGCGGCCGGGTCCAAGTGCTCGATATTCAAAGTCCCGCAAGTACTAACCGATGTTAACGGTCCATCATACCAACCTCACATCGTCTCCATTGGGCCATTCCACCATGGCGAGCCGCAACTCCAATTGATCGAGGAGCACAAGGGGCGAATTCTTAGCCAGTTACTTAACCGAAACAAGGCTATAGGGATTGTCTTGGAGGACTTGTTGAAGGCCGTGCAACCGCTACAAGTCATGGCCCGTGAGTGTTACTCTGAGACAGTCCCTTACAGTACTGACGAGTTTATCGAAATGATGGTATTAGATAGTTGTTTCATTATCGAAATTCTTAGAATGTTTGGCGGATTGGTGGATACTGATGAGTCGGATCCACTTGTAAAGACGTCGTGGGtcgtttcatttttattatgtGATTTGATCCGAATGGAAAATCAGATCCCCTTTTTTGTTCTCGAGTGTTTATTCGAGCTGACAAAAATGCCTACAGAAAGCCCAACACTTGCTATGCTCGCGTTGGGCTTTTATGGTTACgcacaaaaaccaaaaaatgtttaCTTTAACAAAAAGTCCAAACACTTGCTTGACCTTCTCCGGTCAACCTTCATTtcacaagaaattgaaaagccTACAAAACCCGAAAATCACCATCTACCATTGCATATTATTCACAATGCTACACAACTCCATCGAATGGGTTTCAAGTTACAACGACCACAGGAAGCCGAAATCGGCTTCTTGTTGGTTAACTACTCCAATAAAGACACAATTGACATGCCAACGATACAAATCGATGATTTCATGAGTGTTTTAATGTTAAATGCTATAGCATACGAGCAATGTCACACGGGGAGCTCGAAACACTTTACAACATACGCAATATTGCTCAGTTGTTTAATACGCGTATCTGGAGACATGGAATATCTATGTGATCAAAACATTATTGTGAATCAATTGGGTACGAATGATGAACTTGAAACATTTTTAAACAACATGGTGAAACATGTTACACTTGATGTCAATGAGTGTTACTTGGCCCCGTTATTTCATAACGTGAACAAGCGATGTGTGTACTCATGGCAAGTCCAATTGGCAATCATCAAGAACACGTATTTTATTACACGGTGGTCAATTATGTCGTCGTTTGCAGCTTTCGTTTTGTTGCTTCTAACGATTGCACAAACAATTTACGCGATACTTAGTTATGCTCGTACTGTTTGA
- the LOC122582832 gene encoding UPF0481 protein At3g47200-like, producing the protein MKNNSQTTAEQHNITIWEIKKDRLTAMQHKLFDTPKLLSVAAGRTTCSIFKVPQTLVDVNGKSYQPHIISVGPFHHGKAQLEMIEEHKWRFLRQLLDRTKAKGIVLEDYLRAVQPLEVMARECYSETIPYSTDEFIEMMVLDGCFIIELFRKFGEVVEVDEHDPLIKMSWIVSFFLRDLIRLENQIPFFVLECLFELTKTPRSPTLASLTLGFFNLVVQRPENVLKKYANIKAKHLLDLLRLTFLPPELEKSTKQENRPPPHVIHNISKLRRAGIKLKPHEAESFLVISFKNGVIHMPTITIDDFMSAFLLNVVAFEQCHSGCSTHFTTYVTLLDCLINTSRDVGYLCDWNIIENYFGTDAEAATLINNMGKDISFDIDECYLARLFDNVNHHYHSGWHVQWASLKYTYFNSPWSFLSALAAFLLLILTIAQTAYTILGYVRPP; encoded by the coding sequence atgaaaaacaattcCCAAACAACTGCAGAACAACATAACATTACAATATGGGAAATAAAAAAGGATCGACTCACGGCTATGCAACACAAACTTTTCGATACACCAAAACTGCTAAGTGTTGCGGCGGGTCGGACAACATGCTCCATCTTCAAAGTCCCACAAACCTTAGTTGATGTAAACGGTAAATCATACCAACCTCACATCATCTCCGTCGGTCCGTTTCATCATGGCAAGGCGCAACTTGAAATGATCGAGGAGCACAAGTGGCGGTTCCTTCGCCAATTGCTTGATCGGACCAAGGCTAAAGGGATAGTCTTGGAGGACTACTTGAGGGCCGTGCAACCATTAGAGGTCATGGCCCGTGAGTGTTACTCTGAGACCATCCCTTACAGTACTGATGAGTTTATAGAAATGATGGTACTAGATGGTTGTTTTATTATCGAACTTTTTAGAAAGTTTGGAGAGGTGGTTGAGGTAGATGAGCACGATCCACTTATAAAAATGTCCTGgattgtttcatttttcttacgGGATCTGATCAGACTTGAGAATCAGATAcctttttttgttcttgaatGTTTATTCGAGTTAACAAAGACGCCAAGAAGCCCAACACTGGCTAGCCTGACGTTGGGCTTTTTCAATCTTGTAGTTCAAAGACCAGAAAATGTTCTCAAGAAATATGCCAACATCAAAGCCAAACACTTGCTCGACCTTCTCCGGTTAACTTTTCTACCACCCGAACTAGAAAAGTCAACAAAACAAGAAAACCGTCCCCCGCCTCACGTAATTCACAACATCTCAAAGCTACGTCGAGCGGGAATCAAGTTAAAACCCCATGAAGCCGAaagcttccttgtaatcagcTTCAAAAACGGGGTGATCCACATGCCAACTATAACCATCGATGATTTCATGAGTGCATTTTTATTAAACGTGGTAGCATTCGAACAATGTCATAGTGGATGCTCAACCCACTTCACAACATACGTTACATTGCTAGATTGTTTGATAAACACATCTAGAGACGTGGGGTATTTATGCGACTGGAACATAATTGAGAATTATTTTGGTACGGATGCTGAAGCTGCAACTTTAATTAACAACATGGGGAAAGATATTTCTTTCGATATCGATGAGTGTTACTTGGCTCGGTTATTTGACAACGTGAACCACCATTATCATAGCGGGTGGCATGTTCAATGGGCGAGTTTGAAGTACACATATTTTAACTCGCCATGGTCCTTTTTATCGGCATTGGCggcttttcttcttttaattctAACCATTGCACAAACAGCTTACACGATTCTTGGATATGTTCGTCCTCCTTAG
- the LOC122583680 gene encoding probable serine/threonine-protein kinase WNK3 produces the protein MVLMGSEAMKSKQEFDQEEEDGEDVIVERCYKNRYVRFNEVLGRGAFKTVYKGFDEDEGVEVAWNQVSLNDSMQSSQNMERICSEIRFLKTLRHENIIKSYVSWVDDKKKTINMITELFTSGSLREFRMKHKGIDLIAIKNWARQILGGLVYLHSHEPPIIHRNLSCDNLFVNGNHGEVKIGDLGLATLMKRPAVNGLIKTPEFMAPELYEDEYDELVDIYSFGMCMLELITCEYPYSECKDPSEIRGKVSSGVKPLCLSKVKDPQAKEFIEKCLVPVSQRLPANELLKDPFLAQSGSIKVELESVDNEAIKVNLIEVPKPDDKMSLGSPCVKKNNDLSKNEADNMVMLKMRVVDFDGRGYTVEFPFYLEVDDPDTIAKYMVEEVDKVHDDVATIAEQIKDQVMKLAPTWKPSCGNKSSSSSEVMSSSPKASVGLNTTDQQAVLPCLSPKVEKLEKPDCKGTNDSLLSHSGDLMGISKVNSNGCRVKSMSSVSPMDGCEGLKKEVDAIDQAPYSDIEKHREAAKKRGFLKKVSVLSLKRCFVGQNLVL, from the coding sequence ATGGTGTTAATGGGTTCCGAAGCCATGAAATCGAAACAAGAGTTTGATCAAGAGGAAGAAGATGGTGAAGATGTCATTGTAGAAAGATGTTATAAAAACCGATACGTACGGTTTAATGAAGTACTAGGGAGAGGAGCCTTCAAGACTGTATACAAAGGGTTTGATGAAGATGAAGGAGTTGAAGTTGCATGGAATCAAGTTTCGTTAAACGATTCCATGCAATCTTCTCAAAACATGGAGAGAATTTGTTCCGAGATTCGTTTCTTGAAGACACTAAGACATGAGAACATCATCAAATCATATGTTTCTTGGGTGGATGACAAGAAGAAAACAATCAACATGATAACCGAGTTGTTCACTTCGGGGAGTTTGAGGGAATTTCGTATGAAACACAAAGGTATTGATTTAATAGCAATCAAGAATTGGGCTAGACAAATTCTTGGAGGGTTGGTTTATCTTCATAGTCACGAACCGCCGATTATTCATAGGAATTTAAGTTGTGATAATCTATTTGTTAATGGGAATCATGGAGAGGTGAAAATTGGTGATTTAGGGTTAGCAACTCTTATGAAACGCCCTGCGGTTAATGGTTTGATTAAAACCCCTGAATTCATGGCACCGGAACTTTATGAAGACGAGTATGATGAACTTGTTGATATATATTCGTTTGGAATGTGCATGTTGGAGTTGATTACTTGTGAGTATCCTTATAGTGAATGTAAAGATCCGTCGGAAATACGTGGGAAAGTTTCTTCAGGTGTAAAACCGCTTTGTCTTTCAAAAGTTAAGGATCCACAAGCCAAGGAGTTCATAGAGAAGTGTTTGGTCCCGGTGTCTCAACGTTTGCCTGCCAACGAGCTTCTTAAAGACCCGTTTCTTGCCCAATCAGGAAGTATAAAAGTAGAATTAGAAAGCGTGGATAATGAGGCGATCAAGGTAAATTTGATTGAAGTACCAAAGCCCGATGATAAGATGTCACTTGGTAGCCCATGTGTGAAGAAGAACAATGATCTCTCGAAGAATGAAGCAGATAACATGGTGATGCTAAAGATGAGAGTAGTTGATTTTGATGGTCGTGGCTATACGGTTGAATTCCCATTTTATTTGGAAGTTGATGATCCGGATACTATAGCCAAGTATATGGTTGAAGAAGTTGACAAGGTACACGATGACGTTGCTACGATAGCAGAGCAGATCAAGGATCAAGTCATGAAGTTGGCGCCGACATGGAAACCTTCGTGTGGTAACAAATCTAGTTCTAGTAGTGAAGTAATGAGTAGTTCACCAAAGGCTTCTGTAGGCTTAAATACAACTGATCAACAAGCAGTACTCCCATGTTTGTCCCCAAAGGTCGAGAAACTAGAAAAGCCCGATTGCAAAGGGACAAATGATTCATTGCTTAGCCATTCGGGTGATTTGATGGGGATCTCAAAAGTAAATTCCAATGGTTGTCGCGTCAAAAGCATGTCCAGTGTTTCTCCGATGGATGGATGTGAAGGTTTGAAGAAAGAGGTTGACGCAATTGATCAAGCTCCGTATAGTGATATAGAGAAGCATAGAGAAGCTGCAAAGAAGAGAGGGTTCTTGAAGAAGGTATCGGTTTTATCGTTGAAGCGCTGTTTTGTGGGTCAAAATTTGGTTCTTTAG